The Streptomyces sp. JB150 genomic interval CGAGCAGGACGCCGAAGGCGACGATGAACGCGATCTGCGCCAGGAAGGCCAGCGGGATCACGCCGAGCGCGGCGAAGGTGGCGGCGAGGACGACACCGGCCGAGGTGATCACCCCGCCGGTGCTCACCAGGCCCCGCAGCACGCCGTGGCGGACGCCGTGCCGCAGGGACTCCTCGCGGACCCGGTCCATCAGGAAGATGTTGTAGTCGACGCCGAGGGCGACCAGGAAGACGAACCCGTACAGGGGAACCGACGGGTCGGTCGCGGTGAAGCCGAACACGTGCGGGAAAACCAGCGCGGAGACGCCCAGCGTGGCCAGGAAGTTGAGCGCCACGGTCGCGACGAGCAGGGCGGGCAGCAGCAGGGAACGCAGCAGCGCGGTGAGGATGACGAAGATGATCGCCAGCACCACGGGCACGATGAGGCCGCGGTCCCGCTCGGCCGTGCGCAGGGTGTCGTACCGCTGCGCGGTGTAGCCGCCGACCTTGGCGTCGGCACCGGGTACGGCGTGCAGGGCTGTCCGCAGCCGGGCCACGGTGTCCTGGGCGGCGTCGCTGTCGGAGGCGGCGCGCAGGGTGACGTCGACCCGGACCCGTCCGTCGACGACGAGCGGTTCGCCGCCGGGACGGCCGTTGCCGGTGACCGCGGCCGCCGCGGCGACGCCCTCGGTGGCCCGGGCCGCGGCCAGCACCCGGGGCAGCCGGTCGGTGTCCGCGATGACCACGGCCGGGGTGCCGGAGCCGCCGGGGAAGTGCCGGCCGAGGGTGGCCTGCGCGGCCACGGACGGGGCGTCGTTGACGAAGGTCTCGTCGAGGGGCACGCCCTTGGAGGCGAGGCCGGGCGCGAACGCCGCGCAGGCGAGCAGCGCGGCGAGGGACACGGCCCACACCCGGCGCGGTGCCCGGTCGACCAGGCTCGCGATCCGCTGCCAGATCCCGGTGCCGTCGCTCGGGTCGGCGGCCGGGCGGGGCTTGGCGGGCCAGTAGGCGGCGCGTCCGAGCAGTACGAGGACGGCGGGCAGGAAGGTGAGGGAGGCGAGGACGGCGCAGCCGATGCCGATCGCGCCGACCGGGCCCAGTGCCCGGTTGTTGGTCAGGTCGCTGAGCAGCAGGGCCAGCAGTCCGAGCGCGACGGTGGCGGCGCTGGCCACGACGGCGCCCCAGGAGCGCCGTACGGCGGCGGTGACGGCCGCGAACCGGTCGGTGCGGGCGGCGAGTTCCTCGCGGTAGCGGGCGGTGACGAGCAGCGCGTAGTCGGTGGCCGCGCCGATGACGAGGATGGAGAGGATGCCCTGCACCTGGCCGTCGACGCGCACCACGCCCCGGTCGGCGAGCGCGTAGACGATCGCGCAGGCCAGTCCGAGGGCGAAGACCGAGCCCAGGATGATCACCAGCGGCAGCAGCACGCTGCGGTAGACCAGCAGCAGGATGACCAGGACGGTCACCAGGGCGACGCCGAGCAGCAGGCCGTCGATGCCCGCGAAGGCGTCGGAGAGATCGGCCTGGGTGGCGGCGGGTCCGGCCAGCTGGACGGTGGTGCCGGGGACGCGTTCGGCGGCGGTACGGATCCGCTCCAGCGCGTCGGGCAGGTCGTCGCCGAGGTCGGGCCGCAGCGGTACGACGCCCTGGAGCGCCTTTCCGTCCTCGGCGAGCAGTGCCGGGGAGACCTGGCCCGCCACACCGGGCGTGCCGGTGAGCGAGGCGAGGACGCGGCCGGCCGTGTCGCGGCGGTCGGCCACGGAGGCGCCGTCGGGGTCGGTCCACACCACGACGGCGGGCAGCGTCTCCTCCTGGCGGAACGCCCGCTGTTCGGTGATGACCTCCGTGGACTCGGCGCTGCGCGGCAGGAAGGCGGCCTGGTCGTTGGTCGCGACCTCGCCGAGCCGGCCGGCGAAGGGGCCGAGGGCGCCGCCGATGCCGAGCCAGACGGCGAGCAGCAGCAGGGGGACGAGCAGACGGGCACGTCGGGGATTGGGGGGCATGGTCTCCGGGCTCCGGCGTAGGGCGTACGGCGTTGGGGGTGGGGTGGGAGTGAGGGGGCGCGGGGTCGGGGAAGGATGGACGTCGGAGTCGCGATCGACTCAACGATGAAGAATCTCAATGATTGAGTTACCTCGCGGCGAGGGTGATCTTAGGCGACGTACTCTCTTCCGGTGACAGGTCGCCCCCGGATGCGGGGTCGGGCCGGTCGATCGAGGAAACCGAGGATGCGGGGCTCAGCGGCCGCCGCGGGGCCTGCGCCCGCCCAGCTCCTCGTTCATCGCCGTGAGGAACCGCAGCACCACGGCCAGTTCGTCCTCGTCGAAGCGGTCGGTGGCGGCCTGGGCCGCCTCCGCGAGCGGGCGGAAGTGGATCCGCGCGGCCGGGCGGGCGTCGGCCGCGTAGTGCAGGTGGACGACCCGGCGGTCCGCGCTCTCCCGCACCCGCCGGATGTGTCCGGCGCGCTCCAGCCGGTCCAGGCAGGCCGTGACGGCGCCGGAGGTGAGGCCGAGGTGTTCGCGCAGCCGCCCGGGGGTCATGGGTTCCTCGGCGTCGAGGATCGCGGCGAGCGCGTGGACGTCGGTCGTGTGCAGCCCCTGCT includes:
- a CDS encoding MMPL family transporter; this encodes MPPNPRRARLLVPLLLLAVWLGIGGALGPFAGRLGEVATNDQAAFLPRSAESTEVITEQRAFRQEETLPAVVVWTDPDGASVADRRDTAGRVLASLTGTPGVAGQVSPALLAEDGKALQGVVPLRPDLGDDLPDALERIRTAAERVPGTTVQLAGPAATQADLSDAFAGIDGLLLGVALVTVLVILLLVYRSVLLPLVIILGSVFALGLACAIVYALADRGVVRVDGQVQGILSILVIGAATDYALLVTARYREELAARTDRFAAVTAAVRRSWGAVVASAATVALGLLALLLSDLTNNRALGPVGAIGIGCAVLASLTFLPAVLVLLGRAAYWPAKPRPAADPSDGTGIWQRIASLVDRAPRRVWAVSLAALLACAAFAPGLASKGVPLDETFVNDAPSVAAQATLGRHFPGGSGTPAVVIADTDRLPRVLAAARATEGVAAAAAVTGNGRPGGEPLVVDGRVRVDVTLRAASDSDAAQDTVARLRTALHAVPGADAKVGGYTAQRYDTLRTAERDRGLIVPVVLAIIFVILTALLRSLLLPALLVATVALNFLATLGVSALVFPHVFGFTATDPSVPLYGFVFLVALGVDYNIFLMDRVREESLRHGVRHGVLRGLVSTGGVITSAGVVLAATFAALGVIPLAFLAQIAFIVAFGVLLDTLVVRSLLVPALVRDIGPPAWWPGRLARTRRDTP
- a CDS encoding MarR family transcriptional regulator, with the protein product MATADDREQPARPSEPSGGAASDLHSFAVQLRRLHGEINRLMQGFAGEQGLHTTDVHALAAILDAEEPMTPGRLREHLGLTSGAVTACLDRLERAGHIRRVRESADRRVVHLHYAADARPAARIHFRPLAEAAQAATDRFDEDELAVVLRFLTAMNEELGGRRPRGGR